A stretch of the Uranotaenia lowii strain MFRU-FL chromosome 3, ASM2978415v1, whole genome shotgun sequence genome encodes the following:
- the LOC129758090 gene encoding gustatory receptor for sugar taste 64a-like → MLAAFLLSFSTFEHFIYLSAEFTEQYMEDRRCGWAKNDVLKVYAMRNYGYVFHLPWMPFNLPVLLYLRFIHYSITLAWTYQDVTIVIMSSYLTMRFGQLFARVEAARTLRLPSSFWQEIREHHVILCELLNRTNHMISPLLLSSCFNNVALISYFALHSLKTQHFVISYVYFWCCVGFLVGRTSLVLLTAGEVHRTMERAVLTLHRTPSEGWCSELERYDVQLRSEESTLGGLKMFEVTRRTAFTIASLIFTLELIVIKFSRQAGANTGVPANCSQLAFSQD, encoded by the exons ATGTTGGCCGCCTTTCTTCTTTCCTTCAGCACTTTTGAACATTTCATCTACCTATCGGCGGAGTTCACTGAACAGTACATGGAAGATCGAAGGTGTGGTTGGGCCAAAAACGATGTCCTCAAAGTCTACGCCATGAGGAACTACGGATACGTTTTCCACCTACCCTGGATGCCTTTTAATCTACCAGTTCTGCTGTATCTACGC TTCATTCACTACAGCATAACGCTGGCGTGGACCTACCAGGATGTCACAATCGTGATCATGAGTTCGTACCTGACGATGCGCTTCGGGCAGCTGTTTGCTCGCGTTGAAGCTGCACGAACGCTGCGATTGCCGAGTTCTTTTTGGCAGGAAATTCGGGAACACCATGTTATCCTGTGTGAACTACTCAATCGGACCAACCACATGATTTCGCCGCTGTTGCTAAGTTCCTGCTTCAACAATGTCGCTCTGATTAGCTACTTTGCGCTGCACAGTTTGAA AACTCAACACTTCGTCATATCCTACGTTTACTTCTGGTGCTGTGTGGGGTTTCTGGTGGGAAGGACTTCCCTCGTTTTGCTGACGGCCGGTGAGGTGCATCGGACCATGGAGCGAGCTGTCCTGACACTTCATCGGACTCCGTCCGAGGGTTGGTGTTCGGAGCTGGAACGGTACGATGTTCAACTGCGCTCGGAGGAATCCACCCTAGGGGGTCTGAAAATGTTCGAAGTGACCAGACGGACCGCTTTTACG ATTGCCTCACTTATTTTTACCCTCGAGTTGATAGTGATCAAATTTTCCCGACAAGCTGGTGCAAACACCGGTGTTCCGGCAAACTGTTCCCAGTTGGCCTTCTCACAGGATTAA
- the LOC129756274 gene encoding mucin-2 encodes MRNRIRTSLGSVGLLLFLLSQTTSSFARENNDDNALVPSSARKYPRQASGLGPVHDHTHIETIDVTCDQRNGMLVTIEFESDFQGVIYSQGYYTDPKCRYVTAGKGGRSFSFTVPFSGCGSKPSCSVCSSVDNVLVIQSDEDVQEAWDTARRISCSSTEQQQNTIFFKPFVVDMLEVVNVPTATGGVECWMDIQRGAYPSISPIPSVIKIGEALSILVYLKDPRGEYDVSVKDCYAYDSPDYSDSGTRRLQLSDKNGCSRKKKLFGTWQKTTNTGNTGATLILHNDIKAFKFPDRMQVFLKCDIEICRGGCGPQVCDIEELVKTVEATTTTTRRPVVSTTLPARRGTRPPQTIPASFPTRGSRPTLSPAATTQTEYTTQAPPRRTRPTRPASAEYQSTTVPSRRRTRPPTPTTTEFVCLPGSTDERCNAIIVPDTPNCGRGSRDPRCRQRPTTLAPLRCFPGSTDPRCPVPETTAAPLRCFPGSTDPRCPVFETTTDAPRCFPGSLDPRCPTTTTAAPLRCFPGSVDPRCPTTPAPVTRPTGRTRPTGRGTRPPRPTTEATVFVPRVESQRTTQAPNCYPGSTDRRCPRPVPTTLAPIVETPAPACFPGSSDPKCRTPVLRCTPGSTDPRCPTFTQGPSCYPGSKDPACYEKQDAPTYLPPVTTPQPTPPPTTSAPRCFPGSTDPRCPQTTTQPPLRCYPGNPDPRCPQTTTPRPVPTTTPGPRCYPGSSDPRCPSLPTTTARPQCFPGSTDARCPQTTAAPRCFPGSNDPRCPQPTTPSTTAAPRCYPGSTDPRCPQTTTPAPLRCYPGNPDPRCPQTTTERLVPTTTPGPRCYPGSTDPRCPTVPTTTAGPRCYPGSTDPRCPTVPTTTDAPRCFPGSTDLRCPQTTAAPRCYPGSNDPRCPTTPRPTPSTTPALRCYPGSPDPRCPKPSTSPPEYLPPTTQPSTTAAPRCFPGSTDIRCPQTTTTTAAPRCYPGSTDPRCPTPPPTTAAPRCYPGTDDPRCPQTTTPRPVPTTTPAPRCYPGSPDLRCPQTTPRPTAPPPPRCYPGSTDPRCPQTTTPRPVPTTTPGPRCYPGSTDLRCPQTTPACYPGSPDPRCPTTPRPTPPTTPVLRCYPGATDPRCPQTTTPRPVPTTTPAPRCFPGSTDPRCPTPPPTTAAPRCYPGSTDLRCPQTTTPRPVPTTTPPPRCYPGSQDPRCPTPPPTTAAPRCYPGSTDIRCPQTTTPQPVPTTTPAPRCFPGSTDPRCPTPPPTTAAPRCYPGSPDLRCPQTTTPRPVPSTTPAPRCYPGSTDIRCPQTTPRPTTPPPVRCFPGSTDPRCPQTTTSAPLRCFPGSTDPRCPTPPPTTSAPRCYPGSTDPRCPTPPPTTAAPRCYPGSTDPRCPTLPPTTAAPRCYPGSNDPRCPTPPPTTSRPSTQAEEYLPPVESSKTTAAPRCYPGSSDPRCPTPPPTTPKPNCYPGSTDLRCPRPVTTTPFPTTTPALRCYPGSTDPRCPTTTAAPNCYFGSTDPRCPRPPVTTTTPPPLRCYPGSTDPRCPTTPRPTPPPTTPAPRCYPGSTDPRCPTTPRPTQPTTPVLRCFPGSTDPRCPTTPRSTTTTRQPCYPGSPDPACPKPFFTTTTLSSCYPGSLDPNCPQPYRPSSTNPPATYLPPLPINLRSARHLSADTLNEINALAEQAEAEPIEESNIEEEGNQVGSLLERRKRDLSEQTKEIISITLSVKGFQFEPRP; translated from the exons ACCACAAGCAGCTTTGCGCGGGAGAACAACGATGACAACGCCCTGGTACCGAGTTCTGCCCGGAAGTACCCGCGTCAGGCCAGCGGTCTGGGACCAGTCCATGATCACACCCACATCGAGACCATCGATGTGACGTGTGACCAACGCAATGGAATGCTGGTCACGATCGAGTTCGAATCGGACTTCCAGGGAGTGATCTACAGTCAGGGTTACTACACCGACCCCAAGTGTCGTTACGTGACGGCCGGCAAGGGAGGTCGATCGTTTAGCTTTACGGTGCCGTTCAGTGGGTGTGGCAGCAAGCCATCCTGTTCGGTGTGTTCTTCGGTCGACAATGTCCTTGTTATCCAGAGTGATGAGGACGTCCAGGAAGCGTGGGACACTGCTAGGAGGATTTCCTGTAGCTCGACGGAGCAGCAGCAGAATACCATCTTCTTCAAACCTTTCGTTGTGGACATGCTGGAAGTGGTGAATGTTCCAACAGCTACTGGTGGAGTCGAATGTTGGATGGACATTCAACGAGGGGCATACCCTAGTATTTCACCAATTCCAAGTGTTATCAAAATTGGagaagctctgagtattttggtATACTTGAAAGATCCACGAGGAGAGTATGATGTGTCAGTGAAAGATTGCTATGCCTACGATAGCCCTGACTACAGTGACTCTGGAACGAGGAGGTTGCAACTTTCGGACAAAAACGGATGCTCTCGTAAGAAGAAACTATTTGGAACCTGGCAAAAGACAACCAACACTGGTAATACTGGGGCCACATTGATACTACATAATGATATCAAGGCATTCAAGTTCCCAGATAGAATGCAAGTATTCTTGAAGTGTGACATTGAAATTTGCCGCGGAGGTTGCGGACCTCAAGTTTGTGATATTGAAGAACTGGTAAAGACTGTTGAAGCTACTACAACTACCACAAGACGACCAGTCGTTAGCACTACTCTTCCAGCTCGTAGAGGAACACGACCACCGCAGACGATCCCCGCTTCGTTTCCCACTAGGGGAAGTCGTCCTACTCTTTCTCCAGCTGCCACAACTCAGACAGAATACACCACCCAGGCTCCACCACGGCGTACTCGTCCTACTAGACCAGCTTCTGCTGAATATCAGTCAACCACTGTTCCCTCAAGGCGTAGAACAAGACCACCGACTCCAACTACAACCGAGTTTGTTTGTCTTCCTGGATCAACGGATGAAAGATGTAACGCTATTATTGTACCAGACACACCCAACTGTGGACGTGGATCACGGGATCCTCGTTGTCGGCAACGTCCTACTACTCTGGCTCCGCTACGGTGTTTCCCAGGATCTACTGATCCTCGTTGTCCAGTGCCTGAAACAACAGCAGCTCCACTACGTTGCTTCCCTGGCTCCACTGATCCCCGCTGCCCTGTGTTCGAAACGACCACAGACGCACCGAGATGTTTCCCGGGATCCCTGGACCCACGGTGTCCTACAACAACTACTGCTGCTCCACTGCGATGCTTCCCAGGATCAGTCGACCCTCGCTGCCCAACAACCCCCGCACCAGTTACGAGACCAACTGGACGAACACGACCAACAGGCCGTGGAACTCGACCACCCAGACCAACTACAGAAGCAACAGTTTTCGTACCTCGAGTCGAAAGCCAAAGAACTACCCAGGCGCCTAATTGTTATCCAGGCTCAACCGATCGCAGATGCCCAAGACCCGTGCCAACAACATTGGCTCCAATCGTTGAAACACCAGCACCTGCTTGTTTCCCGGGCTCCAGTGATCCGAAATGCAGAACTCCAGTGCTGCGTTGTACTCCTGGATCCACCGATCCTCGATGCCCAACCTTCACCCAAGGTCCGAGCTGTTATCCAGGTTCTAAGGACCCCGCCTGCTATGAGAAACAGGACGCTCCAACTTACCTTCCACCAGTTACAACTCCTCAGCCCACACCACCACCAACAACCTCAGCTCCCCGATGTTTCCCTGGTTCAACAGATCCACGGTGTCCACAAACGACAACCCAACCACCCTTGCGGTGCTATCCAGGTAACCCAGATCCACGTTGTCCACAAACCACCACACCAAGACCCGTGCCAACCACAACTCCTGGTCCACGATGCTACCCAGGATCATCGGATCCAAGATGTCCATCGCTACCAACGACTACTGCTAGACCACAATGCTTTCCCGGATCAACCGATGCACGTTGCCCACAAACAACTGCTGCTCCCCGTTGCTTTCCAGGATCAAATGATCCGCGATGCCCACAACCAACCACACCTTCTACAACAGCTGCTCCACGTTGTTATCCTGGCTCAACTGATCCACGTTGTCCACAAACAACAACACCTGCACCACTGAGGTGCTACCCAGGTAATCCTGACCCTCGGTGTCCACAAACAACTACAGAACGACTCGTTCCTACGACCACTCCCGGTCCCAGATGCTATCCTGGATCAACAGATCCACGATGCCCAACCGTACCAACAACTACTGCCGGACCACGGTGCTATCCTGGATCCACCGACCCTAGATGTCCAACAGTTCCAACAACCACAGATGCTCCACGTTGCTTCCCAGGCTCAACCGATCTTCGTTGTCCCCAAACCACTGCTGCTCCTCGCTGTTATCCAGGATCAAATGACCCACGTTGCCCAACCACACCGAGACCAACCCCGTCAACAACACCTGCCCTTCGATGCTATCCAGGATCTCCGGACCCGAGATGCCCGAAACCCTCAACTTCCCCTCCCGAATACCTTCCACCAACGACTCAACCTTCAACCACAGCGGCTCCTCGTTGTTTCCCGGGAAGCACCGATATTAGATGTCCTCAAACAACAACGACGACTGCTGCGCCCAGATGCTATCCTG GTTCCACCGATCCACGATGCCCAACGCCACCGCCGACAACAGCCGCTCCACGGTGCTATCCTGGAACAGATGATCCACGGTGCCCTCAAACCACTACTCCACGACCTGTTCCAACGACCACCCCTGCTCCTCGCTGTTACCCAGGATCACCGGACCTGCGGTGTCCCCAAACCACTCCGCGTCCAACAGCGCCACCACCACCACGTTGCTACCCGGGAAGCACCGATCCTCGATGTCCGCAAACAACCACACCACGGCCAGTACCAACAACAACTCCCGGACCACGTTGCTATCCAGGTTCCACGGATCTACGGTGTCCTCAAACTACCCCTGCATGTTATCCAGGTTCTCCTGATCCACGGTGTCCGACAACGCCTCGACCAACTCCACCTACTACTCCCGTTTTACGATGCTACCCGGGAGCAACTGATCCCCGTTGTCCACAAACTACGACTCCGAGGCCAGTGCCCACCACAACACCCGCTCCCCGATGCTTCCCGGGATCGACCGATCCACGTTGTCCCACTCCTCCCCCGACAACAGCGGCTCCAAGATGTTATCCAGGATCTACTGACCTCCGGTGTCCGCAAACAACCACCCCAAGGCCAGTTCCTACAACCACACCACCTCCAAGATGTTATCCAGGATCCCAGGATCCCCGTTGTCCGACGCCTCCACCAACTACAGCTGCTCCAAGATGTTATCCTGGATCAACCGATATTCGGTGTCCACAAACTACAACCCCACAACCAGTCCCAACTACCACACCTGCTCCACGTTGCTTCCCTGGATCAACCGATCCACGTTGCCCCACACCACCACCAACAACTGCTGCTCCAAGATGTTATCCAGGATCTCCAGACCTCCGGTGTCCGCAAACTACAACTCCAAGACCAGTACCTTCAACCACACCAGCTCCGAGATGTTATCCAGGGTCTACTGACATTCGGTGCCCTCAAACAACACCAAGGCCAACGACTCCTCCACCAGTACGCTGCTTCCCTGGAAGTACCGATCCAAGATGTCCTCAAACAACAACTTCAGCACCCCTCCGTTGCTTCCCAGGATCAACCGATCCCCGATGCCCGACTCCACCTCCAACTACCTCTGCTCCCCGATGTTATCCAGGATCGACAGACCCACGTTGTCCGACGCCACCACCAACAACTGCTGCTCCTCGTTGTTATCCAGGATCAACCGATCCTCGATGCCCTACACTACCTCCAACAACAGCTGCGCCTCGTTGTTATCCCGGATCAAACGATCCTCGATGCCCAACGCCTCCACCAACCACCTCTCGACCAAGCACCCAGGCAGAGGAATACTTACCACCGGTGGAAAGTTCCAAAACGACTGCCGCTCCTCGATGCTATCCGGGCTCTAGCGATCCTCGTTGTCCTACACCTCCACCAACGACACCGAAGCCAAACTGCTACCCGGGAAGTACGGATCTTCGCTGCCCTCGGCCTGTAACGACGACACCATTCCCAACCACTACCCCCGCCTTACGTTGTTATCCAG GCTCCACCGATCCACGATGCCCGACAACAACGGCGGCGCCAAACTGCTACTTCGGTTCCACAGATCCACGTTGTCCAAGGCCACCGGTTACCACAACGACGCCGCCCCCGCTCAGGTGCTACCCAG GATCGACCGACCCAAGATGTCCAACTACTCCACGACCAACGCCACCTCCAACAACTCCTGCACCAAGATGCTACCCAG GATCAACAGACCCGCGTTGCCCGACAACGCCTCGACCAACTCAACCTACAACGCCGGTCCTGCGATGCTTCCCCGGTTCAACAGATCCACGATGCCCAACTACCCCGAGATCTACCACCACCACTCGTCAACCCTGCTATCCTGGATCCCCTGACCCAGCCTGTCCGAAACCATTCTTCACCACCACAACTCTCTCGTCCTGCTACCCAGGATCGCTGGATCCTAACTGCCCTCAACCGTACCGACCAAGCAGCACCAATCCACCGGCAACATACCTTCCACCCCTGCCGATCAACCTGCGATCGGCCCGGCACCTTAGCGCGGACACTCTGAACGAGATCAACGCCCTAGCCGAGCAAGCCGAAGCCGAACCGATCGAGGAGAGCAACATCGAGGAGGAAGGTAACCAGGTGGGATCGCTGCTTGAACGCCGAAAGCGAGATTTGTCCGAACAGACCAAGGAGATCATCTCGATCACGCTCAGCGTCAAAGGGTTCCAGTTCGAGCCGAGACCCtaa